In Thalassotalea sp. Sam97, a single window of DNA contains:
- the yidC gene encoding membrane protein insertase YidC: protein MESQRGLLFVGLLVVSFLLYNQWQVDNAPKQTPTETTQQTPQGTADTSANTDSEFVPSSSDTASEVNQEVSKGGVITVASDVLELKINTQGGDIVAANLLAFETEQGSGIPMPILTEQGFNYVAQSGLIGAQGPDANVAGRPIYSVNNDQLTMADSQNQLVVTLTHNANGIEVVKTFTLTRGKYDVAVDYLVKNQSAANASVQMYGQLKQSAFVDSESSMMMPTYRGAAYSTSETRYEKYDFDDIEDANLKETTPGGWVGMLQHYFVSAWVPGQQQTNQLYTRFLNNSGEAVIGFKGPVETIAAGNEAQLSSTFYVGPKDQEKLEKIAEGLDLTVDYGFLWFISQPLFWLLLKIQALVVNWGVAIIVITIIVKMFLYPLTKAQYTSMAKMRKIQPKMAALKERYGNDRQKMSQAMMELYRKEKVNPAGGCLPLLIQMPIFLALYWVFIESVELRHAPFALWINDLSSMDPYFILPILMGASMFLMQKLQPAMTTDPMQQKMMQWMPVFFTFFFLWFPAGLVLYWLVSNVITIIQMLIIFKSIEKAEAAGKA, encoded by the coding sequence ATGGAATCACAACGCGGTTTACTTTTTGTTGGCCTGTTGGTTGTCAGTTTTTTACTTTACAACCAGTGGCAGGTTGATAATGCGCCTAAACAAACGCCAACCGAAACAACTCAACAAACACCACAAGGTACAGCTGATACGTCTGCTAATACCGATTCAGAATTTGTGCCGTCATCTTCAGATACTGCTAGCGAAGTTAATCAAGAAGTTAGTAAAGGTGGTGTTATTACCGTTGCCTCTGATGTGCTAGAACTTAAAATTAACACTCAAGGCGGTGATATTGTTGCGGCAAATTTACTGGCTTTTGAAACCGAACAAGGTAGTGGTATCCCGATGCCAATTCTTACCGAACAAGGTTTTAATTATGTTGCACAAAGTGGCTTAATTGGTGCTCAAGGTCCAGATGCAAACGTTGCTGGTCGTCCTATTTATAGCGTCAACAACGACCAACTCACCATGGCTGATAGCCAAAATCAATTAGTTGTCACATTAACTCATAATGCAAATGGCATTGAAGTGGTGAAAACGTTCACCTTAACTCGTGGCAAATACGATGTTGCGGTTGATTACTTAGTGAAAAACCAATCAGCGGCAAATGCATCTGTACAAATGTACGGTCAACTTAAGCAATCGGCTTTTGTTGATAGCGAATCATCAATGATGATGCCAACATACCGCGGTGCAGCTTACTCAACATCTGAAACCCGTTACGAAAAATACGACTTCGATGATATTGAAGATGCAAACCTGAAAGAAACCACACCAGGTGGTTGGGTAGGCATGTTACAGCACTATTTCGTATCGGCATGGGTGCCTGGCCAACAACAAACTAACCAATTATACACACGCTTTTTAAATAACAGCGGTGAAGCGGTTATCGGTTTTAAAGGCCCAGTAGAGACCATTGCAGCAGGAAACGAAGCGCAACTTTCATCAACATTCTATGTAGGTCCAAAGGATCAAGAAAAACTTGAAAAAATTGCTGAAGGCCTCGACTTAACGGTTGATTATGGCTTCTTGTGGTTTATTTCACAGCCATTATTCTGGTTACTACTTAAAATCCAAGCTCTTGTTGTTAACTGGGGTGTAGCTATCATTGTAATCACGATAATCGTGAAAATGTTCTTATACCCGCTAACTAAAGCGCAGTACACCTCGATGGCAAAAATGCGTAAAATTCAGCCGAAAATGGCGGCATTAAAAGAGCGCTATGGTAATGATCGTCAAAAAATGTCACAGGCGATGATGGAGCTTTACCGTAAAGAAAAAGTGAATCCTGCCGGTGGTTGTTTACCATTGCTAATTCAAATGCCTATATTCCTTGCATTGTACTGGGTATTTATTGAGTCGGTTGAATTACGTCATGCACCATTTGCTCTATGGATTAATGACTTATCAAGCATGGATCCATATTTCATCTTACCTATTCTGATGGGTGCATCTATGTTCTTGATGCAAAAACTTCAGCCAGCGATGACCACCGATCCAATGCAGCAAAAAATGATGCAATGGATGCCTGTATTCTTTACCTTCTTCTTCCTGTGGTTCCCTGCAGGCTTGGTATTGTACTGGTTGGTATCGAACGTAATTACCATTATCCA